In Pirellula sp. SH-Sr6A, the DNA window CGCCAGCCAAGTCGGCGACTGTGTCGTTTAGTCCCCCCGTGGCGTGGACAATGGGAACGGTTCCGTACCGCAAGCTATAGAGCTGGTTCAAGCCGCACGGTTCATAGCGGCTCGGCATGAGAAACATGTCCGCGCCAGCTTCGATTTTGTGGGCCAAAGGCTCGGAAAACTCCAGACGAACCGCCACCTTGTCCGGGTACCTGGCTGCCAATTGCGAAAGCGCGGTGGCGAATCGATGCTCTCCATTCCCCAAAATAATCCACTGGGCGGGCATCTGTTCGACCGAGCCCTCCATCAGCGGCTTGACCAAATCCCACCCCTTTTGCTCGGCCAAGCGTCCGATCAACCCAATCACGGGCTTGGTCGGATCGGCCGGTAGACCCATCATATGCTGTAGGTCGGACTTGCAAACCGTTTTGCCATCCCGCCAGTTTTCGACGCCAAAGTTCTGGGCAATATGGCTGTCATGCCTCGGGTCCCATACATTGTAATCGACCCCGTTCACGATCCCCAACAGCCGGGATTGCTTGGCTCGCAGTACCCCATCCAATCCGCACCCATGCTCGGGCGTTTGGATCTCTTGCGCGTAACTGGGGCTCACCGTGGTGACAAAATCCGCAAAGGAAATCCCCGTCTTTAAGAAATTCAAATCGCCATAGAACTCCATCTGCTGCCAGTTGAAGAATTGCCAGTCCATGCCGGTCAAATTCATGTCATGACTCCAAAACCTGCCTTGATAGGCCAGATTGTGGATCGTCATCACCGACGCCGCATGCTGATACCAACGCTTGCCGCCAAACCCGGTTCGTACGTAAGCGGGCAGCAATCCTGCTTGCCAGTCGTGCGCGTGCAGAACATCGACGTGCATCTGAAGCCGTTCAATCGCTTCGACAACCGTTCGACAAAAGAAAGCGAATCGCTCTGCGTTATCCCGATAGTCACCATGCTCGTCGCCATACAAGTGCTCGCGATCAAAGTAATGCGGCTGATCGACGAAGTAGACATCGGCTGCACCCTCGTGCATGGTCGTCTTCAGAATCCGCGCGGCCACTTGCTTTCCAGCCATGTCAACCACAAACGAAACATGCGTATCCTCCATCGGTTGCCCCGAGTGGATCGCGCGACGATACCCTGGCAAGAACAAAGAACAACGATGCCCCCGAGCTGCCAAATGCTTGGGCAACGCGCCGCAAACATCCGCCAAACCACCGGTCTTTGCGAAAGGAACCGCTTCGGAAGCGGCTAGTACAATGTGCATTCTCGTGGTCTCTCAAGGAAGGATTGGCAACCAGGTGCATTGGAGGGTCGCATGATAACATAACTTTTCTCAACTTCGAGCCACCCAGCAACGCCCCCTCTCCCTGTCAAGGGGACACAGCATCGGAAAGAGTCAAGAGCACCTCTTGCACCATGGAGTTTTGACATCAATCCGACCCTAGCAATTTCTTTAGTCAGAATGTTGCAAAGTTGATCTTGGTTGCCTCATAATCACGCCACTATAATCGCGACCCTCACGATTGCTTCTCCCACTCATCCCCCAAAGGTCCGCTGTGCTTTCGATCCGACCGACTATCGCAGAACACGCACTGTATGTTTACGGACGATCGATCCACCCAGAGCTTTTTCAGATCTACAAAACGAAACACATCCAACGCTCGAACTACTCTGCTCGAATCGATATCACAGGTGACGGACATGTGATCACCTTTGTCTGCGGGCATCTGGTGATCTCCGAAGTCCTCTGCTCCTGCCAGCAGCTCCTGCCTCAACGACGTCGTATCATCTCCTCTCCGCTTCGGTCGAAGTTCTACCAAGAAGTCGATCGAAACGCCGTCATTCGTTACACCACGGAATGCGAACGGGAATCGGTGTCGCCCGATATGTTTTGGATGGTACAAACCCAATTGCAGCGATCCGAGTGCGACCAAGAGCTTCTTCAAACCTTCGATTCCAGCGGTCGCATCGCCTACGGCGCGGTCAGCTATCTCCATGTCGAAGAACGCGAAAACCAAATGCTCGTTCAAGCCTTCCACACCTTCCCGGACGATCATACGATCTTGAAGGCCGTCTCGACCTTCCAAGCCCTCTAGCGAATAAGCTCCAGGATGAGGGGCAAATCGGGACCCCGGACCGCCGCTTGAATCGCATAAGCGTCTTCACCATCCGCGCCGCGCAGTCGAAACACCACACGCTTGGGAATAGGGGCAGCCACACTCGCAACCCCTTCGACCCAATGGTTCGACGCTATCCCTAGGACGCCCGGGCCGCTTGCACCGTCTACGAGCAAGCTCGCATGTTGCCACCCGCGTTCGGTCCATTCCAAAGCAATCGCATCGGGCTTTTCCACCTCCACCGCCGCCACCCAATCGCTGCCGATCGTAAAGTCGATCTCTCCTTTCCCTCCCGATGGCTGGGTGAGCCTGCTCCCCAAATAGGACTCGATCTGCCGATTCGGTACCACCTTCCCTTCGCCCACACCCAACAATGCAAGACTCGGGGCCCTCGGCGTCTTGAGCAATCGGTGCACCCAAGTTTGCTGGTACTGCCAACATCGAACCTGAACTCGTTCCTGCCCCAACTCCTGAACTGCCACGCCGCTGAGAGGAGCAAGCCGCGCGCGAAGAGCTTCTAGCAACAACTCTTTTCCTGCCACGGCCTTCTCCAATGCGGCGTCCCGATCGGTTCGCGGATCGGACTGCTCAAGCTTCCCGACCACCCGATAAACGACTTGAGCGGGATAAAGTCCAAACGAGAACCCGACGAGTCCCGCGATCGCCATGACCGCTCCGATCGACTCCATCGCGACCACCAATTGAGCGTTTCGTGTATCTCGCAAAAAGATCCGTGTCGTCGCACCGAATCCGGTCGGTTGCGAATCCATGATCGCGGACTTTCGAAATAGCCAAGTGCGTCCCCAGATCCCTAACGGGATCCCGATTACAGCGCAGGGGGTACAGGGAAGCATCGAAGCGACCAATCCCACATGCCCCGCTTCGTCGACTCCCGAAAAGGCATGAACGATTCCACAAATCAACTGCGTCAAGATAATGGGACCAAACACCACGCTCAACAAAATCGCAGCCAGCCATCCCATCGATCCGGTTGAATAGAGAACCAGGAGAATGGCCAAGAAACCGCTGTTGAGAATCCCCAAAAAGAGGAGGCCAAAGGAAAGGAGCAAGTTCTGAGGGGCAAGACTCCTAGGCGAAACATCTCGTTGCACCGTCTCGGGTGCGATCTCCTGAGCCGACTCAAGAACGCGAACAGCAAGCTCTTGATTGGATCGC includes these proteins:
- the glgA gene encoding glycogen synthase GlgA yields the protein MHIVLAASEAVPFAKTGGLADVCGALPKHLAARGHRCSLFLPGYRRAIHSGQPMEDTHVSFVVDMAGKQVAARILKTTMHEGAADVYFVDQPHYFDREHLYGDEHGDYRDNAERFAFFCRTVVEAIERLQMHVDVLHAHDWQAGLLPAYVRTGFGGKRWYQHAASVMTIHNLAYQGRFWSHDMNLTGMDWQFFNWQQMEFYGDLNFLKTGISFADFVTTVSPSYAQEIQTPEHGCGLDGVLRAKQSRLLGIVNGVDYNVWDPRHDSHIAQNFGVENWRDGKTVCKSDLQHMMGLPADPTKPVIGLIGRLAEQKGWDLVKPLMEGSVEQMPAQWIILGNGEHRFATALSQLAARYPDKVAVRLEFSEPLAHKIEAGADMFLMPSRYEPCGLNQLYSLRYGTVPIVHATGGLNDTVADLAGDAESADRATGFAFRDYSLHGITECVWRALNIYSQDCNQWGRLVTRGMQQDWSWSTSASFYESVYSRAREQAAIEGRL
- a CDS encoding DUF2617 family protein, whose translation is MLSIRPTIAEHALYVYGRSIHPELFQIYKTKHIQRSNYSARIDITGDGHVITFVCGHLVISEVLCSCQQLLPQRRRIISSPLRSKFYQEVDRNAVIRYTTECERESVSPDMFWMVQTQLQRSECDQELLQTFDSSGRIAYGAVSYLHVEERENQMLVQAFHTFPDDHTILKAVSTFQAL